The Bradysia coprophila strain Holo2 unplaced genomic scaffold, BU_Bcop_v1 contig_70, whole genome shotgun sequence genome contains a region encoding:
- the LOC119083709 gene encoding uncharacterized protein LOC119083709, giving the protein MDSEKTDSISSDGAKEDLENLIKLTNSLIAKLTELIKRVEKHIRDCLIAKTTGVSVAAVGTSIVVGGWIAGLVLAVPTFGLSLTVPAVMTVAGTGTAIAGGLTAAGTEIANGIISVQFLDELTEIQRSHAAAAENTQKTLWRIQHYADEINSHSTGNIISGSVRLTGAASTAAVVGTSTIIDDVSIAALRGLGIGTSSAIIQGALRGVAAGAGVVFTVIDIVRLVRDYTDPNPLLKELERIKRLYIEDIAACKKLMLNFE; this is encoded by the exons ATGGATAGCGAGAAGACCGATTCAATTAGTTCCGATGGCGCGAAAGAAGATCtggaaaatttgattaaattgacCAATTCGTTAATAGCGAAACTTACTGAACTGATTAAGCGCGTAGAGAAACATATTCGAGACTGCCTAATAGCCAAAACAACTGGTGTATCAGTTGCTGCAGTCGGTACATCAATAGTCGTCGGCGGATGGATAGCTGGCTTAGTGTTGGCTGTCCCAACATTTGGATTATCTCTTACGGTTCCTGCTGTGATGACTGTTGCTGGCACTGGCACAGCGATTGCAG gaGGCCTTACAGCAGCTGGTACAGAAATCGCTAATGGCATCATATCGGTACAATTCTTGGATGAACTGACCGAGATTCAAAGAAGTCATGCAGCAGCTGCAGAAAATACTCAGAAAACGCTATGGCGCATTCAGCACTACGCAGACGAAATCAACTCACATTCGACCG GTAACATTATCAGTGGAAGTGTAAGACTTACAGGAGCTGCATCTACTGCCGCCGTAGTTGGTACTTCTACAATAATTGATGACGTGTCTATTGCCGCCTTGCGAGGCCTAGGCATCGGAACAAGTTCGGCAATTATACAAGGTGCTTTGAGGGGTGTAGCAGCAGGTGCTGGTGTTGTATTCACTGTCATTGACATTGTACGACTGGTTAGAGACTACACCGATCCTAATCCATTACTGAAAGAACTTGAAAGAATTAAGCGACTGTACATAGAGGATATTGCTGCATGCAAGAAACTTatgttgaattttgaataa
- the LOC119083696 gene encoding WD repeat-containing protein 92-like: MVEQLKKPQIIAHIEKSLNFSIFDTKWIPLSAKFVVMGSKPNGNGIVKIFELNSGDLDSIKEFEGKASFKCGSFNASSVRRPQLAVGDFDGRLTVFDLERTSEPTFQVEAHKGIVNSIDAIGGASVTCGAAEICTGGRDGTVKVWDLRQNDGPVACISTEQNADTRDCWCVAFGDSHNNDERAVCAGYDNGDVKLFDLRTMRQKWDCNVKNGVCGIEFDRRDIKMNKLVVTTLEGGLHVYDLRTQHSAKGFACVSERDAGRSLGTNGVISGAKSTVWCAKHLPQNRDIFVTCGGSGAIRLWHYNYPSKRSKELSDGSLQGVAGTLDMLQAVTLSMQPIHCFDWSPDNAGLAVCGAFDQTIRVLVTTKLNLY; this comes from the exons ATGGTCGAACAACTGAAAAAACCGCAAATTATCGCACACATCGAAAAATCGTTAAACTTTTCGATATTCGACACAAAATGGATCCCCCTATCGGCCAAATTCGTTGTGATGGGCTCGAAACCGAACGGAAATGGAattgtgaaaatattcgaattgAACTCTGGCGATTTGGATTCGATTAAGGAATTCGAGGGTAAAGCATCGTTTAAATGTGGCTCATTCAACGCATCGTCGGTAAGAAGACCGCAACTAGCCGTTGGTGATTTTGATGGCAGATTGACGGTATTCGATTTGGAACGAACATCGGAGCCAACGTTTCAGGTCGAAGCGCACAAAGGCATCGTAAATTCCATTGATGCGATTGGTGGGGCGTCCGTTACATGTGGCGCTGCGGAAATATGTACTGGTGGCCGAGATG GAACAGTAAAGGTCTGGGATCTCCGCCAAAATGATGGCCCCGTTGCGTGCATATCAACGGAACAAAATGCCGACACCAGAGATTGTTGGTGTGTTGCATTTGGAGACTCGCATAACAATGATGAGCGAGCCGTTTGCGCTGGTTATGACAATGGCGACGTAAAATTATTCGATTTGCGGACAATGCGACAGAAATGGGACTGTAACGTTAAAAACGGTGTGTGCGGCATTGAGTTCGATAGGCGagacataaaaatgaataaattggttGTGACAACACTGGAGGGAGGCCTTCATGTTTACGATTTGAGAACTCAGCACAGCGCCAAAGGTTTTGCTTGTGTGTCTGAGCGAGATGCTGGACGTTCACTTGGAACAAATGGAGTCATTTCCGGCGCTAAGTCTACGGTCTGGTGTGCAAAGCACCTGCCACAGAATCGAGACATTTTCGTTACGTGCGGAGGTTCTGGAGCTATTAGATTGTGGCATTA CAACTACCCCAGTAAGAGGAGTAAGGAACTTTCTGATGGATCTCTGCAAGGTGTCGCTGGCACTTTAGACATGCTACAGGCGGTTACGCTGTCCATGCAACCGATTCACTGTTTTGACTGGAGTCCCGATAATGCAGGACTGGCAGTATGCGGAGCATTTGATCAAACGATTCGTGTTCTAGTTACGACGAAATTAAATCTGTACTGA
- the LOC119083714 gene encoding uncharacterized protein LOC119083714 isoform X2, translated as MSQIPDVDDLDCLSDRDLAKCHFKQSRENGRFLGKLVHSISHLTDTISHLTDMMVGQGKSKRNRKQNTRVRQNKHHTLPIQTNEAEEQEENTGNQVEWEQSVQGNENAVQRRFVSSAATSSGEDLELAPICRLSKRIRTDTGQQQVTGNQFAPDEQTRNNEIENEKQRFNPSGEGTSHQLSSQTETGLENDTGNCSDHKKSRTCRPPIAEYFGSYSLANGKLSRMTIKKNTIRFT; from the exons ATGTCTCAA aTTCCTGACGTCGACGACCTTGACTGTCTGTCCGACAGAGATTTAGCAAAATGCCATTTTAAACAGAGTCGAGAAAACG GTCGATTTCTCGGCAAGCTGGTTCATTCCATATCACACTTAACAGACACCATATCACACTTAACAGACATGATGGTTGGGCAGGGAAAATCAAAACGGAACAGGAAACAAAATACTCGAGTCCGCCAAAATAAGCATCATACATTACCAATACAAACCAACGAAGCAGAGGAGCAGGAAGAGAACACTGGAAACCAGGTCGAATGGGAACAATCAGTCCAAGGCAATGAGAATGCAGTGCAGCGTCGTTTTGTTTCATCTGCAGCGACTAGCTCGGGTGAAGATTTAGAGTTGGCTCCAATTTGTAGACTATCAAAGAGAATAAGGACCGACACCGGACAACAACAGGTCACCGGAAACCAGTTCGCGCCGGATGAACAGACACGAAACAACGAGatcgaaaatgaaaagcaACGCTTTAATCCATCTGGAGAAGGTACAAGTCACCAATTATCTTCCCAGACAGAGACCGGGCTAGAAAATGACACTGGAAACTGTTCGGATCACAAAAAAAGTCGCACTTGCCGACCACCGATAGCCGAGTATTTTGGATCATACAGTTTAGCCAACGGAAAGTTGTCCCGCATGACAATAAAGAAAAACACTATCCGTTTCACGTGA
- the LOC119083714 gene encoding uncharacterized protein LOC119083714 isoform X1: MTVVWCSSVMKIPDVDDLDCLSDRDLAKCHFKQSRENGRFLGKLVHSISHLTDTISHLTDMMVGQGKSKRNRKQNTRVRQNKHHTLPIQTNEAEEQEENTGNQVEWEQSVQGNENAVQRRFVSSAATSSGEDLELAPICRLSKRIRTDTGQQQVTGNQFAPDEQTRNNEIENEKQRFNPSGEGTSHQLSSQTETGLENDTGNCSDHKKSRTCRPPIAEYFGSYSLANGKLSRMTIKKNTIRFT, from the exons ATGACGGTGGTTTGGTGCTCGAGTGTAATGAAA aTTCCTGACGTCGACGACCTTGACTGTCTGTCCGACAGAGATTTAGCAAAATGCCATTTTAAACAGAGTCGAGAAAACG GTCGATTTCTCGGCAAGCTGGTTCATTCCATATCACACTTAACAGACACCATATCACACTTAACAGACATGATGGTTGGGCAGGGAAAATCAAAACGGAACAGGAAACAAAATACTCGAGTCCGCCAAAATAAGCATCATACATTACCAATACAAACCAACGAAGCAGAGGAGCAGGAAGAGAACACTGGAAACCAGGTCGAATGGGAACAATCAGTCCAAGGCAATGAGAATGCAGTGCAGCGTCGTTTTGTTTCATCTGCAGCGACTAGCTCGGGTGAAGATTTAGAGTTGGCTCCAATTTGTAGACTATCAAAGAGAATAAGGACCGACACCGGACAACAACAGGTCACCGGAAACCAGTTCGCGCCGGATGAACAGACACGAAACAACGAGatcgaaaatgaaaagcaACGCTTTAATCCATCTGGAGAAGGTACAAGTCACCAATTATCTTCCCAGACAGAGACCGGGCTAGAAAATGACACTGGAAACTGTTCGGATCACAAAAAAAGTCGCACTTGCCGACCACCGATAGCCGAGTATTTTGGATCATACAGTTTAGCCAACGGAAAGTTGTCCCGCATGACAATAAAGAAAAACACTATCCGTTTCACGTGA
- the LOC119083697 gene encoding WD repeat-containing protein 92-like: MVEQLKKPQIIAHIEKSVNFSIFDTKWIPLSAKFVVMGSKPNGNGIVKIFELNSGDLDSIKEFEGKASFKCGSFNASSVRRPQLAVGDFDGRLTVFDLERTSEPTFQVEAHKGIVNSIDAIGGASVTCGAAEICTGGRDGTVKVWDLRQNDGPVACISTEENADTRDCWCVAFGDSHNNDERAVCAGYDNGDVKLFDLRTMRQKWDCNVKNGVCGIEFDRRDIKMNKLVVTTLEGGLHVYDLRTQHSAKGFACVSERDAGRSLGTNGVISGAKSTVWCAKHLPQNRDIFVTCGGSGAIRLWHYNYPSKRCKELSDGSLQGVAGTLDLLQAVTLSMQPIHCFDWSPDNAGLAVCGAFDQTIRVLVTTKLNLF; this comes from the exons ATGGTCGAACAACTGAAAAAACCGCAAATTATCGCACACATCGAAAAATCGGTAAACTTTTCGATATTCGACACAAAATGGATCCCCCTATCGGCCAAATTCGTTGTGATGGGCTCGAAACCGAACGGAAATGGAattgtgaaaatattcgaattgAACTCCGGCGATTTGGATTCGATCAAGGAATTCGAGGGTAAAGCGTCCTTTAAATGTGGCTCATTCAACGCATCGTCGGTAAGAAGACCGCAACTAGCCGTTGGTGATTTTGATGGCAGATTGACGGTATTCGATTTGGAACGAACATCGGAGCCAACGTTTCAGGTCGAAGCGCACAAAGGCATCGTAAATTCCATTGATGCGATTGGTGGGGCGTCCGTTACATGTGGCGCTGCGGAAATATGTACTGGTGGCCGAGATG GAACGGTAAAGGTGTGGGATCTCCGCCAAAATGATGGGCCCGTTGCGTGCATATCAACGGAAGAAAATGCCGACACCAGAGACTGTTGGTGTGTTGCATTTGGAGACTCGCATAACAATGATGAGCGAGCCGTTTGCGCTGGTTATGACAATGGCGACGTAAAATTATTCGATTTGCGGACAATGCGACAGAAATGGGACTGTAACGTTAAAAACGGTGTGTGCGGCATTGAGTTCGATAGGCGagacataaaaatgaataaattggttGTGACAACACTGGAGGGAGGCCTTCATGTTTACGATTTGAGAACGCAGCACAGCGCCAAAGGTTTTGCTTGTGTGTCTGAGCGAGATGCTGGACGTTCACTTGGAACAAATGGAGTCATTTCCGGCGCTAAGTCTACGGTCTGGTGTGCAAAGCACCTGCCACAGAATCGAGACATTTTCGTTACGTGCGGAGGTTCTGGAGCTATTAGATTGTGGCATTA CAACTACCCCAGTAAGAGGTGTAAAGAACTTTCTGATGGATCTCTGCAAGGTGTCGCCGGCACTTTAGACCTGCTACAGGCTGTTACCCTGTCCATGCAACCGATTCATTGTTTTGACTGGAGTCCCGATAATGCAGGACTGGCAGTATGCGGAGCATTTGATCAAACGATTCGTGTTCTAGTTACGACGAAATTAAATCTGTTTTGA